CGGCGGATTTTACCGTTCCGGCGAGCTGTTCCGCCAACTGCTGCACTTCCGCCGGGTCGGCGCCCTCGACGGTGACGCGCACCAACGGCTCGGTGCCGGAGGCCCTCAGCACCACCCGGCCGCGGCCGCGCAGCACCTGTTCCACTTCGGCCAGTGCCTGCTGCACCTGGTCGCTGGCCAGCGCCTCGCGGGCGCCGGCGGCGCGCACGTTCAGCATCACCTGCGGCATCTTCTGCAGGCCCTGCCGCGCGGTGGCCAGATCCTCGCCGGATTGCGCCAGCGCTTCGAACACCGCAAGCGCAGCGATGATCCCATCGCCGGTGGTGGCGCGGTCCAGGCACAGGATGTGGCCGGAGGTCTCTCCGCCGAGCACGCCGCCCTGCTCCTTCAACTGCTGCAGCACGTAGCGGTCACCCACGTTGGCACGCAGCAGCGGTACGCCGAGTCCGGTCAGCGCCAGTTGCAGGCCATAGTTGCTCATCAGGGTGCCGACCACCGGCCCGTGGAGTTTCGCCTGCCCGTGCCAGCTGCGCGCCAGCAGGTAGAGGATGTCGTCGCCGTCGGCGAGCACGCCGTTCCGGTCAACCAGCTGCACGCGGTCGCCGTCGCCATCGAACGCGATGCCGATGTCGGCGCCATGCGCCAACACCGCCTGTTGCAGCGCCTGCGGATGGGTCGAGCCGACCTCGCGGTTGATGTTGAAGCCGTCCGGCCGGTCGCCGATGGCGATCACCTCGGCACCCAGTTCGATAAACACCTTGGGCGCCACCTGATAGGTCGCGCCGTGGGCGCAGTCCACTACCAGCCGCCACCCCTGCAGGCTGAAATCCTCGGCCACGGTGGACTTGCAGTACTCCGCGTAACGGGCCACCGCGTCGTCGATCCGGCGCGCCTTGCCGAGCCGCTCCGAGGCCACCGTGGCGAATGCGGCGTCGACCTCCTGCTCGATCGCCAGCTCGACCTCGTCGGACAGCTTCTCGCCGTCGGCGGAGAAGAACTTGATGCCGTTGTCGTGGTGCGGGTTGTGCGAGGCGCTGATCACGATGCCGGTCTGCGCGCGCATCGAGCGGGTCAGGTAGGCCACCGCCGGCGTCGGCATCGGGCCGAGCAGGCCCACGTCGGCACCGGCCGCGACCAGGCCCGCCTCCAGCGCGGCCTCGAACATGTAGCCGGAGATGCGGGTGTCCTTGCCGATCAGCACCTTCGGCCGCTTGCTGCCGTCACGCGCCAGCACGCTGCCGACGGCGCGCCCCAGCTTGAGCATGAAATCCGCGCTGATCGGCCACTGCCCGACCAGCCCGCGGATACCGTCGGTGCCGAAATACTTGCGTTGGGTCATGGGCTGCCTGATGGGGTGGTCGATGGGGAAAGGGAAACGGCAGCTCAGTCGTCGTCCGGCCAGCGCGGCATGGCGGGTTTGTCGGCACGCCGCGGCACGGCATCGACCGCATGCACCGCCTGCCACACCGCCAGCGCGTCGACGGTTGCGGCCACGTCATGCACCCGCACCATGCGCGCACCGCGCTGAACGGCTACCAGCGCGGCTGCCACGGAACCGGCGGTGCGCTCGGCAGGCACCGCCCTGCCGGTCATCTCGCCGATCATCGTCTTGCGCGACAGCCCGATGTACGCACCGCTGCCGAGATCGGCGAAACGTTCCAGCGCGCACAGCAGCGCCAGGTTGTGCTGCAGCGTCTTGCCGAAGCCGAAGCCCGGGTCGACCATCACCTTGCGCCGGTCGATGCCGGCCAGCTCGCAGGCGAACAGCCGATCGGTGAGGAAGCGGTGAACCTCACCCACCACGTCGTCGTAATGCGGCTCGGCCTGCATGCTGCGCGGCTCGCCCTGCATGTGCATCAGGCACACCGGCACGCCCAGCTCGGCCGCCGCGGCCATCGCGCCGTCGCGGCGCAGCGCGTACACGTCATTGATCATGCCGGCACCGGCGGCTACCGCCGCGCGCATCACCTCGGGCTTGGAGGTGTCGATCGCGATCGGCAGCGTGGTGCGCGCAATCAGCTGCTCGATCACCGGCAGCACCCGGCGCAATTCTTCCTCGACCGGCACGTCGGCCGAGCCGGGACGGGTCGACTCGCCGCCGACGTCGATCATGTCGGCGCCCTGCTCCGCCAGCGCCAGGCCATGCGCCACGGCCGCTTCCAAGCTGTCGTGCGTGCCGCCGTCGGAAAACGAATCGGGGGTGACGTTGAGGATGCCCACCACCCGCGCGCGGTCGAGCCGCAACAGGCGCCCGGCGCAATCCAGCACCGGCGCCAACAAATCGTTCGACATACTCATGACCTCATCAAATGTTCGGAAGCGGTGCCGCGCTCAGGCTTCGACCCGGCCGCCCAGCTCGCCCATGTAGCGACGATAATGGCGCAGCTCGGCGATCGAGTCGCGGATATCCGACAGCGCCGTATGCGCCGATTCCTTGCCGACGCTCTTGGCGATCTCCGGCGCCCAGCGCCGGGCCAGCTCCTTGAGCGTGGAGACGTCCAGGTTGCGGTAGTGGAAATAGCGCTCCAGCCGCGGCATCTGCCGATGCAGGAAGCGGCGGTCCTGGCAGATCGAGTTGCCGCACATCGGCGACTTGCCCGGCGGCACCCACACGCGCAGGAAATCCACCGTGGCCTGCTCGGCCATCGCGTGGTCGGTCTCCGATATCAGCACCTGCCGCCACAGACCCGACTTGTGGTGCTGGTTGCAGTTCCAGCTGTCCATCGACTCCAGCCGGTCGATTTCGTGACGTATCGCGAAGGCCGGCCCGTCGGCCAGCACGTTCAGCTCCTTGTCGGTGACGATCGTGGCGATCTCCAGGATGGAGTCGTTGTCGGTGTCGAGGCCGGTCATCTCCAGATCGATCCAGATCAGGTTGTCTTCGTGCGCTTGGCTCATGGGCTCTCCTTGTGGGAGGAAGTTTATCAGCCCCATGCCGGCGTGGCTTTCGGCCATGCGATCATGGCCCGATGCAGACCTTTTTCTGGCACGACTACGAGACCTCCGGCGCCGACCCGCGGCGCGACCGCCCGCTGCAGTTCGCCGGCATCCGCACCACGCCGGAGTTGGAGATCGTCGGCGAGCCGGTGATGTTCTACGGCCAGCCGTCGCGGGAGATGCCGCCGCATCCCGACGCCTGCCTGATCACCGGCATCACGCCGCAACAGGCCGAACGCGAAGGGCTCGGCGAGGCGGAGTTCGCCGCCCGCGTGCACGAACAGCTGGCGGCGCCGGGCACCTGCGGCGTGGGCTACAACTCGCTGCGCTTCGACGACGAATTCACCCGGCAGATGCTGTACCGCAATTTCCACGAGCCGTACGGCCGCGAGTGGGAGAACGGCAATTCACGCTGGGACCTGATCGACCTGGTGCGTATGTGCCAGGCGCTGCGGCCCGAGGGCATCGTCTGGCCGACCCGCGAGGACGGCTCGCCCAGCTTCAAGCTGGAGCACCTGGCCAGCGCGAACGGGCTCACCCAGGAGCGCGCCCACGATGCGCTGTCGGACGTCCGCGCCCTGATCGAGCTGGCCCGGCTGATCCGCGTGCGCCAGCCGCGGCTGTGGGACTGGTACTACGCCCTGCGCCGCAAGCAGAAGGTGTTCGAGCTGCTCGACGTGGTGAACATGACACCGCTGCTGCACGTTTCCTCGCGCTACCCGGCCAGCCGCCACTGCCTGGCCGTGATCGCGCCGCTGGCGGCGCACCCGAGCCGGCCCGGCGAGGTGATCGTGTACGACCTGGCCACCGACCCCGCCGCCTGGCTGGCGCTGGACGAGGAGGAGATCGCCGACCGCATCTTCACCGCGCGCGCCGACCTGCCCGAGGACGTCGAACGCATCCCGCTGCGCACCGTGCGCGCCAACCACGCGCCGGCGCTGGCGCCGCTGTCGGTGCTGCAGGGCGTAGACCTGTCGCGCCTGCAGCTGGACCTGGCCCGTTGCCAGGCCCATCGCGACGTGCTGCACGCCGTCGACGGGCTCGCCGAAAAGCTGCGCCGCGTGTTCCAGCGTGCGGCCGAACTGCCGCCGCCGGAAGATCCCGAGCTGGCCCTGTACGGCGGCGGCTTCCTGCCCGATGCCGACAAGCGCCTGCTGGCGCAGGTACGCGCCACGCCACCCAGCGAGCTGGGCACGCGCAGCTTTCCGTTCCGCGACCCGCGCTATCCGGAGTTGCTGTTCCGCTACCGCGCGCGCAACTGGCCGGAAACGCTGGACACGGAGGAATACGCGCGCTGGGAGAACTTCCGCCGCGCACGCCTGACCACCCACACGCCGCTGACCGGGCTCACCCTCGGCGACTATTTCGCCCGTCTCGCCGAACTGCGCCACGCCCCGCAGGCGCAGGACAAGCTGCCCCTGCTCGACCAGCTGCAGGCCTGGGGCGAACAGCTCGCCGCCAGCATTAACGATAATTCCTCCACGTAGGGCGGGCACCGCCCGCCTCTCCGGCATCCCGAAAATCCGGCGGGCACTGCCCGCGCTACCGAGTCTTTCGACAACCCGCCATGCCCCAACGCTATTTCACCCCCGCCACCTTCCGCTTCCTGCGCGCCGTCGAGCGCAACAACAACCGCGACTGGTTCCACGCGCACAAGGACGACTACGAGCGCCACGTACGCGAGCCGTTCCTGCAGCTGATCGCCGACCTGCAGGCGCCGCTGGGGAAGATCAGCCCGCACTACCGCGCCGACCCGCGCAAGAACGGCGGCTCGCTGTACCGCATCTACCGTGACACCCGCTACTCCAACAACAAGCTGCCGTACAAGTCGTGGCAGGGTTCGCGCTTCTTCCACCAGCGTCGGCACGAGATCCAGGCGCCCGGTTTCTACCTGCACATCGAGCCCGGCGAGTGTTTCGCCGGCGGCGGCATGTGGCACCCCGAACCCGATGCGCTGAAACACATCCGCGAGTTCCTGGTCGACAACCCCGCCGCGTGGAAGCGCGCCACGCAGGGCAAGGCGTTCCGCGAGCATTTGAAATTGGGCGGCGAATCGCTGGTACGCCCGCCGCGCGGCTACGACCCCGCCCACGAGCTGATCGAGGACCTCAAGCGCAAGGACTTCATCGCCACCACCGCGTTCGATGAAGCGCTGGCCTGCTCGGAGGAACTGCTGCCGTGGACGGTGGCCACGTTCAAGCGCGTCGCGCCGCTGGTCGACTACCTCTGCGCGGCACAGGAGCTGGAGTTCTGACCCATTCGACCGTAGGAGCCCGTTCGCGGGCGATGCCTTGAAAGCCGGGATTCGGGATTCGCAAGAGCATCGCCCGCGAGCGGGCTCCTACGCGTGGCGGCGACGAAGCTGTGTGTACGCCACGGCGATCCCGATGATAGCGGTGAGCGCCACGTAGTGCGCCGGCGCCAGCACGCCGAATGGCTTCAGCAGCCAACCGATCAGCGGCGGCGTAAGCCCGCCGAACAGCGCATAGGCGATGTTGTACGAAAACGACAGGCCGGAAAAGCGCACCGGTGGCGGAAACGCCGCCACCATCAGCGCCGGCACCACGCCGACCACGCCCACGGCGAAGCCCGCCAGCGCGTACAGCGCGACGAAATGCACGGCACCGGCCTGCAGGTCGATGTACAGCGCGTAACCGCACGCCAACAACCCGATCGCACCGGCCAGCAGCGCACGCGCATGGCCGATGCGATCGGCCAGCCAGCCGTAGAAGAGGCAACCCAGCGCCAGCGCGAACGAAGCCACGCTGTTGCCGAGGAACGCACGCGCGGGCACCACATGGAACACCGACTGCGCCAGCGTCGGCGTCATCAGGATCAGCACCACGATCGCCGCGGTGAGCATCCAGGTCACCAGCACCGACAGCAGCACGCCGGGCAGGTGCCGTTCGAACACCAGCCGCAGCGGCAAGCCCGAAGCCAGCTCCTTGCGCGCATGCATTGCCTCGAACACCGGCGTCTCGCTGAGCCAGCGACGCAGCCACACCGCGACGAAGCCGAACACGCCGCCGGCCAGGAATGGCAGCCGCCAGCCATGGTCGAGCACCTCAGTCGGACTCATGCGGCCGTTGATCGCCGCGGCTACCAGCGAGCCGATCAGGATGCCCACGGTGAGCCCCGAGGTGAGGCTGGCGCAGGCAAAGCCGATCCGCTTCGGTGGCACATGTTCGGCCACGAACACCCACGCACCGGGCACCTCGCCACCCACCGCGATGCCCTGCACCACCCGCAGCAAAAGCAGCAATAGCGGCGCCAGCATGCCAATCTGGGCGTACACCGGCAGCAGGCCGATGGCCAGGGTCGGTACCGCCATCAGGAATACGCTGAGCGTGAACATCCGCTTGCGCCCCAGCGTGTCGCCGTAGTGCGCCATCACGATGCCGCCCAGCGGCCGCGCCAGGTAACCCGCGGCGAAGATGCCGAACACCTGCAACTGGGCCAGCCACGGTGTGGTGTCGGGCGGAAAAAACAGGTGGCTCAGCGGGATCGCGAAGAACACGAACACCACGAAGTCGTAGAACTCCAGCGCGCCGCCCAGTGCGGAGAGCAACAAGGTTTTCACGTCGCGCCGGCGCAGGCGGTCGGAGGGAAAATTGTCGACGGGTGCAGCCTGCATCGCGTGTGCATTCCGGCCATGACCAGCGCGCAACCTTAGCAGCGGCGCCCGCCGCTGCCATTGTGCGGTTGCGTCAAGACGCAGTCGTATGGCGCTGCTAGAGTCCATACCGTGCCGCACGGTCCGGGGGGATCGGACGGCACGTCCCGACGATGCCTCGCTGGCATCACCCGTAGTCGATCTGCCTGCAGCACAGGTGGCTTGGCGCACCTGTGGCTGCATGCGGCCGGCTCCACCCGCGGCGCTTCGCCGCTTCAAGGGGAGAGACTCAAGTGCGACGCACAACGACGATATTGTCCATGCTGCTGGCCTGCGCCACCGCGCAGGCCACCACCACCGGGGTAGCGCTGGTGCACGGCACCGGCAGCCAGACCGACGCCTACAACGACTACTGGCAGGCCGCCATGGTCGAGGGCGTGCGCAACGGCCTGACCGACCGCAGCAACCTGCTGGTGGTCAACTGCGACTTCAACCAGTACATGTGGGACGACCGCGCCGCCGGCTGCCTGGCCGGCCAGCTCACCAGCTTCATCCAGAACCGGCAAATTGACCGCCTGATCGTGATCACCCACTCCAACGGCGGCAACGTGATGCGCTGGATCCTGTCCAACCCGACCTGGGACGCGCGCTACCCGGCCATCATCAGCCGCATCGCCAAGGTCGACGCGCTCGCCCCGTCCAGCGCCGGCACGCCGCTGGCCGACGCGGTGATCGCCGGCAACGTGTTCGAATCCGCACTGGGCTGGCTGCTCGGCTACAAGACCGACGCAGTGCGCCAGCAACAGGTCGGCTGGATGGCCGTCTACAACCAGCAATACCTGCTCGGCACCAGCGGGCGGCCGGCGCTGCCGGTGCCGTTCCGCGCGGTAGTCGGCACCGACGTGGTGTCCGGCTTCTGGAGCAGCCAGGCCTATTGCGGCGGCTATGCGCAAAGCGTGGGGCTGGAGCTCACCCAGAACTGGCTGAACAGCTGCTCGGATGGCTTCATCGAGTGCTCCAGCGCGTCCGCCGCCGGTACGGTGTGGTTCCGCGACACGCAGCAGACCGGCGGCTCCGTGCTGAACCACAACCAGAGCCGGCGCGCCTGCTTTGGCCTCGAATCCATTCTCGCCAACGACGTCAGGGGATGATCGCCATGAAGCCAAGCATTCTTGCCAGCGCCCTGCTGGCGATCTGCCTCGCCGCGCCGGCGACGGCCGGCACCCAGGCCCTGCTGCCACCGCAGCAAGGCGACATGGTGCCGACCGTGTTGCAGGCACGCGTTGCCATGCCCCAGTCCGTGCAGGCGATGGCGGCGACGCCGCAGATGCATGTGGAACACGCCCCGCTCAGCGTGAACTGGCCGCTGCCGCACGACGTCGCGTTGCAACCACAGCCGCAACCATTCGCGCGCAGCAGCCGCGAGTACTGGCGCGACGTTTCGGCCAGCGAACTGCAGCAAGGTCTGCCGCTGCCACTGAGCGCACCTGGTGCCATCATCCGGCTCAGCCCCGGCGACGCCGCGGTCGGCAAGCTGGATCCGGCTGGCGTGCACCTGCAACTGGGACGCCAGTCGCTGAACGCAAATACCGCCAGCCGCCAGGTTGTCGATGCCATCGCCCTGCACGCCGCCGGCATGGACGTGCCGGCCGCGTCGATGGCCATGCAGCTCAGGCCCGAACTCGGCAGCGGCGTCGCCACCTTGCGGGTGCCGGCAGCCAGCGGCCGCTACGTGGTGCACGTGTACGAGCCGCAGAGCCCGTTCACCGTCACCGCGAAAGCCGACCGCGACGATCTGCTGCTGGGGCGCGGCGTGCAGGTGCGCGTGGCGCTGCACGATCAGGGCCGCGACATGCCGCTGGGTTCGGTCGGCGGCCTGTTGCGCGCGCCCGACGGCAGCAGCACGCCGCTGAACTTCCGCCGCCAGGCCGATGGAAGCTTCACCGTCGATGTCCGCCCGCGCAGCATCCCGACCACGCCGGGACTTTGGGAAGTACACAGCTTCACCACAGGCAGGGACGCCGCCGGCAACGAGATCCGCCGCGATACCACCACCGTGTTCGCCGCGGCCGCACCGGTAGCCCGCCTCAGCGGGTTGGCCGACACCGCCCGCGCCGTCGACCGGGGCATCGACATCACACTGGGTCTGACCGCGCAAACGGCCAGCCGCTACGCGGTCTCCGCCGTGCTGTACGGGCGCGGCGCCGATGGCTCGATGGTGCCGGCCGGGTTCGCGCAGTCGGCGGCGTGGCTGCCGGCCGGCGACGGCCGGCTCACCCTGCACTACGACCCGGCCAGCCTGCAGGGGGTTGGCGCGCCGTACGAACTGCACGACCTGCGCCTGCAGGACCAGCCTGCAGTGGGCCTGCTGGAGCGTCGCGCACTAGCGATGCGCTTCATCGCGCCGTAGCCACCTTCCGGAAGATCGTCAGCGATCATGCCGCGGCCCCTCCCGACCTCGGGGCCGCGGGTTTCGGGCAGCCGCATCAGGCTTCGGAAAACGCGAACGCCAGCACGTCGGCGATCGCGTCGGTGTCGGCCAGGCACATCAGCAGGCGTTCCACACCCAGCGCCACGCCGGCGCAATCGGGCAGCGCGTCGAGCACGCCGAGCAGGCGCTCGTCCAGCGGGACCTCGCGCAGGCCGCGTGCGCGGCGGCGGGCGTTGTCGCGTTCGAAGCGCGCGCGCTGCTCGGCCGCGTCATTCAACTCGTGGTAGCCGTTGGCCAGTTCGTAGCGGCCCAGGTACAGCTCGAAGCGCTCGGCCAGCGGCGGTTCGCCGGGGCGGATCCTGGCCAGCGCGCACTGGCTGGCCGGGTAGTCGTGGATCACCGTGATGCGGTCGCGCGGAAACGCCGGCTGCAGCTTGTGCGTGATCAGCAGGTCCAGCCAGTCGTCGTGACCCAGGCCCGCCGGATCGATGCCGGATTCGGCCAGCGGCGCGCGCAGCGTGTCGATGGCGGCGTGCGCCGGGTCGATGCCCAGCTCGTCGAGGAACAGCTGGCGGTAGCTCGTCACCACCAGCTCGGCGCGCCGCCCCACCATCGCCAGCGCCGCCTCGACCAGCGCGACGGTTTCCTGCATCAGCTGGCGATGGTCCCAGCCGACGCGGTACCACTCCAGCATGGTGAACTCGGGATTGTGCCGCCCGCCCGCCTCGCCGTTGCGGAACACCCGGCCCAGCTCGTAGCAGTCGCCGATACCGGCGGCAAGCAGCCGCTTCAGCGGATGCTCCGGCGAGGTGCGCAGCCAGCGCTCGCGCGCGCCGGCGTCGACGTGGCCGCTGAACATCGTGCTGAAGCCCTCGATGTTCGGCTCGGTATTGCCGGCGGCGGAAAGCATCGGCGTCTCCACCTCAAGCACGCGTTGCTCGGCAAAATACGCGCGCACCAGCGCGTACAGCCGTGCGCGCAGTTGCAGGGCGGCGAGCGGGACACGGCCCATCAGGCCGCCTCGTGCTTGCCGAACAGGCCCAGCAGCTGCGCCTCGTCCCACACCGGCACGCCAAGCTCCTGCGCCTTGTCCAGCTTGGAACCGGCCGCCTCGCCAGCGACCACCACGCTGGTCTTCCTCGACACCGAACCGGACACCTTGGCGCCCAACGCTTCGAGTCGCTCTTTCGCCTCGTCGCGGCTGAGCGACGCCAGCGTACCGGTGAGCACGAAGGTCTGCCCTTGCAGCGGTGCCGTCGCCACTTTCGCCGAGTGCGGGATCGCCCTGAGCAGGCGCTGCATCGCCGCCTCGGCCTCGCGCAACCGGGCCAGGGCGACCGGGTCGGCGAGATGGTTTTGCAGGCTGGTCGCCGCGGCCTGCGGCACGCCAGCGGTGATCCAGTGCGCCGGCCCGCCGGACAGCAACTGGTCGAGCGTGGGGAAGTGTTGCGCCAGCAGCGCGCAGCTCTTGGGGCCGAGCTTGTTGATGTCGGCCATGCCCAGCAACACGCCGAGGTCCAGCCGCGCGCGCAGCAGCGGCGACGGCGCGCCCTCGTCGCTGAAGGTGATGCCGGCGGCGAGCAGCGCGTCGACCACCTGCTCGTTGCCCGCTTGCGCAAAAAAGCCGGCGATCGAGGTGGCCACTTCGCTGCCGATATCCGGCAGCACGCGCAGCACCGCCGCCGGTGTGCTGCGCACGAACTCCAGCCGGCCCAGCCACGCCGCCAGCGTCTTCGCCGTGCTCTCGCCGATGTGCATGATGCCCAGCGCGTACAGGAAGCGCGCCAGCGTGGTGTGCTTGCTGGCCTCGATCCCGGCCACCAGGTTTTCCGCCCACTTGGTCGCCACCTTGCCGGCCTTCACCGTTTCCGGCGCGGTGCCCCCAGCCTCCGCTGGGGCAGGCTTCCGCTCGTCGATGCGCCGCTTCATCTCGACGAAATCGTCCACGCCCAGGCCGTACAGGTCGGCCGGCGAGTGCACGATGTCCAGCTCC
This genomic stretch from Rhodanobacter thiooxydans harbors:
- the glmM gene encoding phosphoglucosamine mutase yields the protein MTQRKYFGTDGIRGLVGQWPISADFMLKLGRAVGSVLARDGSKRPKVLIGKDTRISGYMFEAALEAGLVAAGADVGLLGPMPTPAVAYLTRSMRAQTGIVISASHNPHHDNGIKFFSADGEKLSDEVELAIEQEVDAAFATVASERLGKARRIDDAVARYAEYCKSTVAEDFSLQGWRLVVDCAHGATYQVAPKVFIELGAEVIAIGDRPDGFNINREVGSTHPQALQQAVLAHGADIGIAFDGDGDRVQLVDRNGVLADGDDILYLLARSWHGQAKLHGPVVGTLMSNYGLQLALTGLGVPLLRANVGDRYVLQQLKEQGGVLGGETSGHILCLDRATTGDGIIAALAVFEALAQSGEDLATARQGLQKMPQVMLNVRAAGAREALASDQVQQALAEVEQVLRGRGRVVLRASGTEPLVRVTVEGADPAEVQQLAEQLAGTVKSAAERS
- the folP gene encoding dihydropteroate synthase gives rise to the protein MSMSNDLLAPVLDCAGRLLRLDRARVVGILNVTPDSFSDGGTHDSLEAAVAHGLALAEQGADMIDVGGESTRPGSADVPVEEELRRVLPVIEQLIARTTLPIAIDTSKPEVMRAAVAAGAGMINDVYALRRDGAMAAAAELGVPVCLMHMQGEPRSMQAEPHYDDVVGEVHRFLTDRLFACELAGIDRRKVMVDPGFGFGKTLQHNLALLCALERFADLGSGAYIGLSRKTMIGEMTGRAVPAERTAGSVAAALVAVQRGARMVRVHDVAATVDALAVWQAVHAVDAVPRRADKPAMPRWPDDD
- the epmA gene encoding EF-P lysine aminoacylase EpmA: MGRVPLAALQLRARLYALVRAYFAEQRVLEVETPMLSAAGNTEPNIEGFSTMFSGHVDAGARERWLRTSPEHPLKRLLAAGIGDCYELGRVFRNGEAGGRHNPEFTMLEWYRVGWDHRQLMQETVALVEAALAMVGRRAELVVTSYRQLFLDELGIDPAHAAIDTLRAPLAESGIDPAGLGHDDWLDLLITHKLQPAFPRDRITVIHDYPASQCALARIRPGEPPLAERFELYLGRYELANGYHELNDAAEQRARFERDNARRRARGLREVPLDERLLGVLDALPDCAGVALGVERLLMCLADTDAIADVLAFAFSEA
- the sbcB gene encoding exodeoxyribonuclease I, which encodes MQTFFWHDYETSGADPRRDRPLQFAGIRTTPELEIVGEPVMFYGQPSREMPPHPDACLITGITPQQAEREGLGEAEFAARVHEQLAAPGTCGVGYNSLRFDDEFTRQMLYRNFHEPYGREWENGNSRWDLIDLVRMCQALRPEGIVWPTREDGSPSFKLEHLASANGLTQERAHDALSDVRALIELARLIRVRQPRLWDWYYALRRKQKVFELLDVVNMTPLLHVSSRYPASRHCLAVIAPLAAHPSRPGEVIVYDLATDPAAWLALDEEEIADRIFTARADLPEDVERIPLRTVRANHAPALAPLSVLQGVDLSRLQLDLARCQAHRDVLHAVDGLAEKLRRVFQRAAELPPPEDPELALYGGGFLPDADKRLLAQVRATPPSELGTRSFPFRDPRYPELLFRYRARNWPETLDTEEYARWENFRRARLTTHTPLTGLTLGDYFARLAELRHAPQAQDKLPLLDQLQAWGEQLAASINDNSST
- a CDS encoding MFS transporter, with amino-acid sequence MQAAPVDNFPSDRLRRRDVKTLLLSALGGALEFYDFVVFVFFAIPLSHLFFPPDTTPWLAQLQVFGIFAAGYLARPLGGIVMAHYGDTLGRKRMFTLSVFLMAVPTLAIGLLPVYAQIGMLAPLLLLLLRVVQGIAVGGEVPGAWVFVAEHVPPKRIGFACASLTSGLTVGILIGSLVAAAINGRMSPTEVLDHGWRLPFLAGGVFGFVAVWLRRWLSETPVFEAMHARKELASGLPLRLVFERHLPGVLLSVLVTWMLTAAIVVLILMTPTLAQSVFHVVPARAFLGNSVASFALALGCLFYGWLADRIGHARALLAGAIGLLACGYALYIDLQAGAVHFVALYALAGFAVGVVGVVPALMVAAFPPPVRFSGLSFSYNIAYALFGGLTPPLIGWLLKPFGVLAPAHYVALTAIIGIAVAYTQLRRRHA
- a CDS encoding DUF4785 domain-containing protein, with amino-acid sequence MKPSILASALLAICLAAPATAGTQALLPPQQGDMVPTVLQARVAMPQSVQAMAATPQMHVEHAPLSVNWPLPHDVALQPQPQPFARSSREYWRDVSASELQQGLPLPLSAPGAIIRLSPGDAAVGKLDPAGVHLQLGRQSLNANTASRQVVDAIALHAAGMDVPAASMAMQLRPELGSGVATLRVPAASGRYVVHVYEPQSPFTVTAKADRDDLLLGRGVQVRVALHDQGRDMPLGSVGGLLRAPDGSSTPLNFRRQADGSFTVDVRPRSIPTTPGLWEVHSFTTGRDAAGNEIRRDTTTVFAAAAPVARLSGLADTARAVDRGIDITLGLTAQTASRYAVSAVLYGRGADGSMVPAGFAQSAAWLPAGDGRLTLHYDPASLQGVGAPYELHDLRLQDQPAVGLLERRALAMRFIAP
- the orn gene encoding oligoribonuclease, whose translation is MSQAHEDNLIWIDLEMTGLDTDNDSILEIATIVTDKELNVLADGPAFAIRHEIDRLESMDSWNCNQHHKSGLWRQVLISETDHAMAEQATVDFLRVWVPPGKSPMCGNSICQDRRFLHRQMPRLERYFHYRNLDVSTLKELARRWAPEIAKSVGKESAHTALSDIRDSIAELRHYRRYMGELGGRVEA
- a CDS encoding DUF2461 domain-containing protein, whose translation is MPQRYFTPATFRFLRAVERNNNRDWFHAHKDDYERHVREPFLQLIADLQAPLGKISPHYRADPRKNGGSLYRIYRDTRYSNNKLPYKSWQGSRFFHQRRHEIQAPGFYLHIEPGECFAGGGMWHPEPDALKHIREFLVDNPAAWKRATQGKAFREHLKLGGESLVRPPRGYDPAHELIEDLKRKDFIATTAFDEALACSEELLPWTVATFKRVAPLVDYLCAAQELEF